The DNA region GCCGAAGACAGCCTTTCGGCCAGAGGTAGACCTGGGGCTTACGTGTAAGCGACTGGGCACCGGGCCTATGATGAGGTCTGAATCTCGGCTTTGCTTGTTCGGACGGGCGCTGGAAATGCAGGGCCTGGTATAGGGGATGTTGGGTCCTCGGTTCGTGTGCCGCTTTAGACTACCAGGCCTGTTGACATGAATAGAACGCATGGGGATGGGGGTAAGACGCCGGACGTGCAAGGAGCAACCCACCAGCCAAGGGAGCTTGGAAACTGAGACATAGACACGAGGACCAAACCATCTTTACTAGAAGCTCAGGGGCGTCATAGAACAATCTACCTGGATGAAATGTCGTGGCGGTGAACCTACAGCACTCCTTGGCTCAGAATCGACTTTTGAAAAAGGGGTCTCAGAGGGGGCCCAGATCGAAGACTCGATACAACGTTTGAGAGGAACGACTCCATCATCCATAAAGGAACACTCGTTAGATATTTCTCGGATTTTTGGGCTGACTACCGGTTTTTTTATCTGCCGAGCAGTGGTCGTTGTCAACCTTTGTTTGATCTTTGATTACATCGCCGACAGAAACAAATCCCCGAACCAACTGCAAAATGCATCGAATGCCTCGCAGCCTCCAACATCAGAAATGTAAAGAATGTCGCAAACACAAAAAAAAGGTATGAGAGAGTTTCTTCTGTATTTCTTTCAAGTCGGGAGTTGAATTTTTTTTCgcttctcttttctctctccctgcTTTCCCCCTTATTCTTCCTTGTTCGCTTGACTTACACCTGATCCCCGGGTACGGGCCCCGACAAAGTGCCACAGCTGCATCCCAAAGAATTTTCCCTGTAGCGGGGACAATACCGAACCAGAGTCGACACCACAGGAAGAGGAATCGCCAGGGCCGAGTACGCGGACAGACTGCGAATCATCTGCGGTCAAAGGGGAGACGGTGTCGCCGAAGCCTGggcccccccctctcgaAAGCACATCGACAACGTCTGGCTCGCCGTGTCAAGCGTCAATCCAACCCGAGGCCCAACCCGAGGCCCAGAATGAGAAAAGACCAGAGGAGTCAAATGTTTCTAACGTGGAAACTGCTAGCAAATCAACCCCAGAGCCGGAGAGGTCACCGTAGCCTTCTCCGCGCCCCGATGTCGAGCTCGAATCCCCCCTTTCATCCGTTGTTGCCCTTCGAGGGGCGGACAGAAACACACGAAACTTTTCTATCTGGACAACTAGGAAGAAAATATGACGCGTAAGCAGAGCTGCTttgttgatgatgctgcTTCATAACTTGGATCTGGTCGGTGGAAGTCTATGTGTTCCGCACAGCCAGAGGGGACAGTATCAACAACAGGACACAATGTttaacaacaacaacaacaccaacaacgacAGCATGGACAACAATAATTCCCCGGAACACCGAAACTGCCCAATCACACCCTCAAGACACCAACAGACCCCAAAACATCATCCATCCGCGCCTCCGCccccctcggcctcgtcaccCAGCACTCGGCCCAGAACCACCCGTCCGCCTCCAGCCCGCCCTCGTccaaccccctcctcctcacgtcctccaccgccgccctccgctcctcgcccgagatgaaccgccgctgccggaaGACCGTCCCCTCGATCCTCTCCGTCACGAGCCCGTGCTCCTCCGCCAGCCGCGCCGCGACCCCCTCGAACGGGAACACGCGCAGCACGAACGACACCACCCACAGCCGCCGCCCGGCGTCCCTCAcgcacgccgccgcccgcgcgaacgtcgtcgccgacacGTAGCCCACGCCCCCCGTGCACACCACGACGCTCACGTCCCGCAGCGCGGCCCgcagcgccggcgagggcTCCGCGACCTCCAGATCCTCCGCGAAGCCGGCCGTCAGGAGCCCCGTCTCCACGGCGTAGGACACCGCCCCGGGCGCGGAGTCCAGCCCGAGAACCTCCACCCTgggccgccgcgggcgcgACGCGAAGAAGCGCTTGTCCGCGGCTGTCTGCTCGGCGGCCGAAAGTTTTGGCGTGGAGGCGTAGTGCgccgcgaggccgtcgaggtcgaggtcgaggcggaggagggcggcgttgaTGCCGTAGGAGCAGCACACGTCTAGGACCTTGATGACGCCCGGTTCGACGTTGTCGTcggtagtggtggtggtggtggtggcatcGTGCGTGACCGACGAGAGCGCCAGGACGCGGTCGATGACGGGGAGGGCGCGCTGTGGTATCTGGTAGCCCAGCGGCGTCAAGGCGGCGAAGTAGGCGCGCGGGTCGGGCTGGTTGTAGATGGACTTGAAGTCGGCCTTGTGGGCGTTGTTGAAATCCTCGGGCACCTGCTCTTCGATGGTCATCTTGGCCAGGGAGAGTCTATGCTGGGGACTATGGAGCTCGATTTGATGGCCTTCTTTTCAGAGAGGGAGGCACAGGATGAAGGAATAGAATGGGAGGGATATATATGTGACAAGACATACAAAACATCAGATACCAAGGGACCTCAGAGGTTCAATAGGTGGCATTGGCCTGTTCATATGAGAATAATATGGTCTCTACACACCAGGGCGGCACACAAGAGCCAAGTCGTCATCACGCACCACTGGCCAACCAGGTCTCAGCCCAACACACACTTATATGCTCCTCGAAACAGGTTTCCCTGAAGGATGTACGCGTCCAAAAACGCGAAATGCACTTCTCTCGCTTACACAAAACGGGATACACatcccctcccaccctcgATCTGCTACCTGATTCACACTCGCAAAAGTCCCTAGTCGAGCTGTATGGCGGCGCGGGCCGCGAgacacccctcctccccctccctttccccgCTCGAGTGGTGTGATATCCCTCGGACCGACCCGTGGATCTTGTCTGTACCTGGCGGATGCTTTGGGATAATCTTTGCCCGCTTTGCGTACCTCGCTGAGAAGTACGTTACTTTGTAGAAACTGCGCTGGCCAACAATGTTTACGGGAGGTGGGCATACACTTATGCAACAAGCTCAAGCTGGAAAATGAGGGGAccggggcgggggcgggggcggaggcTGCATTGGTGGACTGAGACTCGGACAACCGCTGCTTGAACGAGGTCTTAAATCTGTCCCTGACTAACATGATGGGATGCAGAAAAAGGATGTGCACGTTTTTCATTACTTCACGTTGGCGCGAGTGTTGAGCTCATGGGTGGTGGAGGGAGATCATGTATTACTTCATTATGAGATTATGTACTATGTTATCCATAACATGATTAAACACCAATGCGTTTCCTCACTGCACATCTAGTACTGTCCAGTGATGGTGATCTTGGGCGTCCTGTAGACATCCCAGTTGTCAGCGTGCGTGGGGTTGCCGAAGGGGCGGAGAGCCGCGAAGCGGAACTGGTATTCGCCCGGCGCGATCTGGCTGCCGTTGCCCAGCTTGCCGAACCACCAGTGCTCATTGTACGTTGCAGCCGTGTCGCGGGAGACGTCGGTGATGGGGTAAGTGAAGGTCTGGTCAGGGTCGTACTGCGCAGGGTCAAACGTCTGAACATTGCCAGAACCCACCCACGAGGCGACGGAGCCGACGTAGCCGttcttgccctcgacggGAGGGTACACCCACTGGCGTTCCGTCCAGCTGGCGTCGAAGATATCCCAGCGCGTCTGGCGGGTTCCCCACAAGAGCTTCTGGTAGATCTTGGGGAAATCCTGGGCCTCGATGCTGAGGTCGAAAGAGTACGTCGCCTTTTCGCTGATGGGCGTGTCGTCAACCGTCGAGAAAGACTGCGGCCAGCCGGCCTCgtggacgccgccgagcgtGTTGCGGAgatcggcgccgacgccggcatAGGGGACCGACACCTGCTCGCCGTTGCTGCCTTGGATGATGACCTTGCCTCCATAGAGGGGCAAGCCGGTGGTGTTCCAGCCGAGGTTGTCCGGGTTGTTGAAGTTGACCGAGACGGTCTTGCTCTCGCCGGCCTTCAGGGTGAAGTCGCGGGGGAAGCTGATCTCGGGCGTGTACGTCTTGGGGCGGAGCTGGGTAAACGTCTTGACACGGTTCGTGCCGGGAAAGCCGCCGGAGGCGGGAATCCAGGCGAGGGCGTCCACACCCGCGTTGGGCTGCACCGAGAACTTGTACGTCACGTCCGACTTGCCCTTGTTGGAGACGGTGATGTCGTGGTAGCGGGAGAAGTAACGGGTGTCGTTGAGCTGGATCTTCTCGAACTCGAGCTGGGTGTCGTAGTGGAGGACCTTCCAGGCGTCAATCTGGCCGTTGCCGACCTGGGCCGGGGGCGCGGTGTAACCATAGTCGGTGGCAGTGCCGTCAGACCAGGGCAGAGCGTAGCCGCTGGAGATGATGCGGCGGGACAGTGCGCGGGCAAAACCCTTGCCCTGAACGGAGCGGCCACCATGCTGGCTGATGTAGAGAGCGGCGACACCGGCGACATAAGGGCAGGCCATGGACGTTCCACTCTGGATGGCGTACTCGCCGTTGAGGTAGGTCGAGAAGATGTTGCCACCAGGAGCGCCAATGTCAGGCTTCAGCTGGTTGTCGTACAGCAGACCCCAACTGGTGAAGGTGTTGGGGCGGTTGCCGGCGGGGTAGTCGAGGGCAATAGGGATTTCGGGGTTGACCGAGAAGTCGGCGGTCACGGTAGTGTTAgccttgatggcggcgatgaaaGCGGCTCCAGACTCGGCGGTGATCAGGGCGATCTGAGAGTCGGTGTTGCCGGTGGACGGGGTCGTCATGGGGGACCCGTTGTTGTAGATGAGAATGTACTTGGCGCCCAGAGCGGCGAGATTCTCCTGCTTGACCTGGAAAGTGCAAGTTCCTCTGCGGACGATGGGAATCTTTCCAGTCAAGTCAGGGCTCCCCGCCGGGTAGGGAGTGCATCCGTCGGCAGGGTCACTGGTGTCAGTGTTGAGGGCAACGATAGGCCAGTCGACAATGGTGGGAGGGAAGTAGCCTCCGGCAGGGAGGTATCCGACGCGGACCGTTTCACTGCCGCCGTAGGTAGCCTCGAAGGGAATGGCTGGGAAGACCTCGGTCTCGACGGAGGctacggcgacgacgttCTTGCCAGAGGAGCCGGAGCTGCCGTAGAAGGGGCCGTTGGCTCCGCTGTTTCCAGCAGagatggtgacgacgactCCCTCATCGACCAAACGAGAGGCAACCTCGGCCCAGGCGTTGTTGGACCAACCGTTGGCACCACCGATActggcggtgatgatgtcAACGCCGTCGTTGTAAGCGGCCAGGAAGGACTCGATCAAAGTGGCGGTATCGGTGCTGGCGGCGTTGGAGAAGACCTTGTAGGCGTGGAGGGTGGCCTCGGGGGCGACACCGACCCATGAGTCAGTCTTGCCAGCGACGATACCGGCGACATGGGTGCCGTGACCACGGGTGTCGAGGGGGTCTTCATCGGGGGCCTTGGGGCCGCTTGACGGGTAGAAGCCGTCTCCAACAAAGTCGTAGCCGGCAGCGACCTTGAAGCCGGGACCGAATCCACCGCCGAGAGCAACGTGGTTGTACCAGATTCCGGTATCAACGACACCGACCTTGACACCCTTGCCAAAGATGCCCTGAGCGTGAAGCTTGGCTACACCGGTGGCGTTGTGCGTCGAGTAGGTGGCAGCATCATCGGGGGCAGCAGCGCGACCCTCGGTAGGAGCCAACTTGACTTCCTCGTTAACCCAGACGTTGATGACATCGGGGAGCTCTTGCAGGGTGTCGATGGTGAAGGTATCAGTCTCGATGCTGGCGCCCGAGAAGACATTGCTGGTGAActccttgacgaccttgatGCCGTCGGTGGAAGCAACGTTCTGACGACGAACGCGAGCGCTGGAGCCCTAAGTATTAAAGAAAAGGCAAGTGTCAGCTGGAGGACGACCACCATTGGTACGAAAGAGAACATGGGTTTCTTCAGGCGGCAGCCAAGCGCAGCGGGCACTCACAGGAGCGTATTCGATGATGAAGCTcttggcgacgaagacggtgGACTCCTCGTTGTTGCTGGCCTCCTGGCGGGGACCGAGAGCGGCAACACCCCCGAggtggagggcgagggcgaaggctGAGACAGTGGCCGAGATGCGCATCTTGACGGATGCTGGGTCGTGCCTTGGTAACGAATGAATGTAGTAGAGCGCAAAGCTACCGAACAAGAGCAAGACAAGTCGGCGTTTGcggggaggacgaggttTAAGTAGTCCCTGCTATCAGACGAGCAATCGGGTGGCGATGCCATGAGAGTGAGCACCTCGCCCTATTCCCTGTTCCTCCAAGCTCAGCAGCACGAGCAAGAGggagccgaagccgaagcccaCCGAGCTCATCCCCCCATGTCCAAGACGTGACGTCCAGGATTCGATGCCATGGCCATTGGCCGGTGCCGTGAAGTTGCACGCAACCAAATGCCCTTGTCTCGTACGCGCATACCTAGCTGCATCTTCAAGCGCAAGAGTGGTGTCGAAAAGGCGACTGCAGAGAACCACGGCGCTATGCTGCGAGGCGCCAGGGCCGGGACCGGAGAAGGCGATGTCTTcagaggccgtcgtcgtttAGCTCGCCCTGTTGCGTCGGGCCATGTTTATCTGGGGCGAGATACCAAGGTAATTTCGAGACGGGATGGCTGCCAGCCTGCCATGGATGCGGACGAGTCGCGATGTCGCCCGATGGAGGTCCAACCAAAGGCTGCGCCGCCAAGACCTAGACCAGCTTCCTCGTTCGGACGCGACGGATGGCACGGCGCTGGCCAGGCGGAGACCAATAGTGCCAATGGCGTGCGGTACGGGTCGCTGTTGCTTCATCACCTACCGTCTTGAGAAGTCGAGATGGTGCCCCCCACAGACCGGCCGTCGTGCATGCCGAGAGGTAGTATCGGAGCTCCAGGGGTAGCCGGATGGTTGCTGGTGTTGGATCTAGCGCGCATTGTTCAAGAAGAGTGCAGTTTGTCGTAACGTGCTCTCGCGGCTTCTATCTCGCGTGTGTCCCCATGCCGTCCAGCGGTTGTACGCTACCTCGTATGGCGGCGACAAATGCGTGAAGTGACGCTGGTCCAAGAGCGGTGCAACGGTTGCTTGCCAGGCTCTCATCGAATGGCGAGAGCAGCGAGTGTCACCCAGTCACCGCCTCTGTCCCGTGCCTCCTCACCCCTGGTGTGTTCCTCCGTCCTGTCGAGCTGCCTCGCTTCTCTGCTCTGAGACGACGTCAAGACATTGACAATACCGAGACGGAAAACCCATATAGAAGAGCCAGTGCCGTTACAGAGCCCGGGGAGCGTCGATGGTGGCTTGAATGGCTTGGAAATGTGCTTGGATGGCTTGATGAAGGATGCAAGAAAGACAGCTTGACAGGCGCGCCCAGTCCAGGTACCGAGACACAAGTCACAGGTACCGTaccaaggcggcggcggggggcaTTGGCCATCTGGTGTCACTCGACACCAGGTGATGTACAACGAAAAGACAAGAGGCATTCTAGCGTCACTCGTAAACGCGATAAGCTGATGGCCCGTGTCCCTGCCGTGTCTGTTGAGCTAGCATGAACTTCCTTCTAACCTTATTCGGCAGCTGGTTAGCAGTGCACCCACCCGGTGTCCACTAATCCACATATGGACggtaggtacgtaccgaAAAGGGGCATACCTCGCTAAGATGTTGATGCTCTTTttcctcctcgacatcaGACTCGGTccatcttcgccgtcgtTCCCTGCACGTAAAGAGGAGACCGTACGCAGGTACGAGAAGCATCTGCTCCAATCTGGAATTATAGAGTGGTACGCCCAACAAGGTCCACAAGCCTCCGCCCCTCGGCCTCGAAAaaccggccgccgccgccgccgctgccgcccgaTCGCGAGGCAGCGGACCAGGAGAGAGGAACCAACAATTTTACCCGCATGCTGGTTTAATGAGGCCAAGCTCCGAGCATGGTTCCCAGGTGCAGGTACGCAGGAACAAGAATGTTGTCAAAAATAAAACCAAAAAGAGCCCAGACTCGAGAATCACACAGCTGCAGCGTCACATCGTTCTCCTCGCCAGCTCTTCCCCCCGCCCATCCGTTGCCAGGACCAGCACTGCATCCATTCGGATACGCCTTACGCCCCATCTAATCGTCCATCACGGATTCATGGTGTTGGTTGAACGTCTGTATCCGATGAAGATCAGCAACGACCCTTTGAAGCCTAGAACGGCGGGAGGGTCATGGGGTCCATGGTCCATCAGCCATCCGAGGGTGAGACGCATGCACGATTGCCTCATTTGCCCCCAAGCTGACGGCATGCCGGCCGCAATCAAGAGGCAATGTTGAAACTGACCATACTTCAAGCACTTTAGCGCATGAGCCCTGAGTAGAGTTCACAATACGTACACAAACGATGGTTGAGCACCAGAAGCCTACGTCCACATAGGAAGGTATCAAGCCGCACATCACCAAACTGCAATCTTGGAAGAAAGCCACTAAAGCCTCCAGAACATCCGACCATGTGGCAGTCATCCCGATCGGGGAGGTAGATCTGCAGCATCTCCTTGAAGAGGGGGTCAGCTCGCATGCTGGTGTGGGCCGCCCACACGCGCGCCCTCAGGAACGGTACGCGACGAGGGGCAAATTGTGGGCGCTCCGGTCGAGATGGATCCCGCCTTTGGTTTGCGACCGCCGGGCCTCTCCTATCCCGTTCGTCAAGTCTGGTATCGGCGGCAACCGTGAAGTTTGGAACCCGTCCACATACAGCATTTCTGTAATGGCCGCAGTGACCGTGACAGCTGCCTGGACCAGCCCTATTGGTGAGCCTCGAGGTTTCCTCAAGATACCACTAGTTTGATCCCAACCCCCAGCAGCGACAGGagtccttctccttcttgaacATGCCCAGTTCTCTATCTTGATGCCCCAGACGGGAACGACCCGGTATATCCATCACGTTGACTCACAATACCACCTCGCCACATGCGCAGCCGACGCCTCAAGTCGCCACTCGAGAGACTGTCACCGGACCTCTTGTAGCTTCACATTCTGGATTTGGCAGCTCGCGATACTCTGATTCGTGGGCTATCTCCTGGTATACAGAACCGAGGAGGGGCAGCCCTTCAGGTCGCAAGCTGGTCATGTCGCGATGGCCTGCTCATCTACCTCGGTTGCcgaagaggggagagagccTGGACCCGACGACCACGGCTGACACTTGGGAGTCGCATCGCTCTAACCGAGCTCGGCTTGTACCGAGTGTCACTGTCCAGTCCGGGACCGTCGCTAACGGCCTGGACACTCATGAGGTGTCCCCGCATCTGAATGAAAGAATCGCTTCGTTATCTATTGATCTCTTGAATGCTCCTTGCTCCGGCGGTCGCAGACCTACGTCTCCCGCGACCTGCCTTGGTTCTCAATCGCCCAGAGCTCGCCGAACCGGCTGCCCTCCCTCTCGACCAGCTCGCCCGGGCTGCCCGTCTCGACAACACGGCCCTGGTccatgacgatgacggagtCGAAAAAGTCCATGACCATGTCCAGCCGGTGCGACACCATGACGATCGTATATCTACCAAACTCCTCCTTTATGATCTCTTGCATCAACCGGTCCGTTGCGTGGTCTACGCTCGAGCTCACCTCatcgagcagcagcaccccgccgccgcgcctcTTATACATTGCGTCCTTGGCCCGCCGACGTAGGATAGCCCGCCCCAGGCTGAAGAGCTGTTTCTGCCCGGCACTGAGACTGTCGGCGCTCATGCCTTCATGCAGCCCGCCGCGCTCCTCGACGAACCCGGTGAGCTGCACCGTCCGCAGCACCGAGAGGCAGTCGGCGTCCGACGCCGATTCGAAGGGGTCAAGGTTCGACTTGATCGTACTGCCATCCGGTAGGAAGACGGCGTCCTGGGGCACAGCTATGATGCGCCGGCGGAGGGTCGATCGGTCAATGCGGTGGAAGGGGACGCCGTCCAGCTCCATGTTCTGCGAGCAGATCGAGATGGGGTccagaagacgaagaagaaggaggataAGGGACGATTTGCCGCTGAGAGACGAGTCAGGATGGGACGCCTTTGGTGCTACCCGGGGAGGGCAAACGAGATGAACTCACCTTCCGGTTCTACCGCAGAGTGCAACCTTCTGGCCGGGCTGGATAGAAAAGGTAAGGTCCTTAAGCGCGAGGCTTGGAGGCGTCCGCTCGCCGTCTGAAGACACTTGCTGTTCGTTGCTGTGATGCTTTATTAGCGGTGATCGACATGACGAGAGCCGGGGTTCGCTCACCCGTACGAGGCCGATACTCCTTTGATGTCAATATGGCCGTATTCGGGCCACTCTTCCGACGGCTCAATATCCTCTCCTTCGAGGTTTTCCGGCGTCACCTTTTCGGAAAATGTCTTGATACGCgccacggcgccgatggaTGTCTCGAGCTGGGTGTAGAACCGGATGAGCATGGCTATGCTCTCGCCCCACGACATGAGGGTGACTAGCGAGGCTCCGGTGAACCCCGAGTTGGCCCTGAGCGTGATGGCTAGGGCaacgaggatgacggcgatgctgGCGACCATGAGCTGCATTGTTACGACGAGCCACTGCTGGATCATAGCGAGCAGATACGCCGGCCGCTGGGAGGTGTCGAGCAGTTCCTGGTTGAACGCTATGTCTTTACTCGTCCAGCCGAAAGCGCGCATAGTTGCGACGCCTTTGATGGTGTCGAGGAAGTGCGTGCTGGGCATTGTCAGCTATGGGGTCTTAAGACCAGAGTTTTGTACTTACTAGAGAGGGCTCTTGGACTCTAGGTCGAGCAGTCTCAACTGTCGAGAGGTCCGGAGGTAGAACTTCTGAATGATCCAGCAGAAGGCGATCAAGAAGGGGTAGCTGATGGCCATGTAAGGCGATGCAACAGCAATGACGGCCCCCATGGCAATCGAATCGAACCCATCAATGACGGTGTTCAGTAGCGACAAGGGCAGCTCATTATCGATCAGCGTCATGTCTTGAGAGAAGAGGTTCGTGATGACTCCTGCGTCGGTAGTTGTGAAGAACGTGAGCGGCGCGTTGATGACGGTCTGCAGAGCTTGTTGGTGAAGCTGAGTGCCAGAGGAGGTGGTCATATAGATGATTAAGGCGACGCCAGCGATGAAGAGAGAGATTAGTTGCAGGGCTTTGAAGAACCCGAAGAGCCCGACGTAATACTGGCTACTCTTGCCAAGCGTGTCCTCGGCCCAATACTTCATCCAGATCGTCGGAAAGTTGTGCCAGATGGCATACGAAGCAGAGAAGAGCACAAAGATGACGGTCGACGTCACATTCAAGCTGCGAAAATAGTGCTTGTAGACCTTCAAATCTCCAGTCTGCCTCGActtctccatcatctcgtcggcaacggcagGGGCACGCTTTGGTCTCGAGCCCAGACCCGAAGACGGCCTAGGTTTGCTGTTCGATTGGCTGCCCGCATCCGAATCCGTGTCAGAGTCTGCTGCTGTAACACCAAGGCTGGCAACGTATTTCTTGTCTCGCATCAGGTCGCTGAAGGTTCCTTCCTCGACCAGAGTACCACCTGTTCCGAGGGCGATGATGTGGTCCGCCAGGGGAAGGTATTTGATTGCGTGTGTGCACAAGACAGCCGTtgccttgcgccggcgaaTGATGCCGTCGAGTCCAAACACCCTCCGGAAAACTTCGGCTGCGGTATCGTTGTCAAGGCCACTCAGGATGTCGTCAAAAATCAAGAGGTCGCTGGTGAGGTACAGAGCGCGAGCAAGGGAGACGCGCTGCTTCTGGCCGCCGCTGAGCATGATACCGTTGCTTCCAATCTTGGTGTCATCGCCGTACGGCAAAAGAAGCAGGTCCGTGGAAAGCATGCACCCTTCGATAATCTCGTCGTATCGTGCCTGGTTGAAGGTGGAATACCCGACGATGTTGTCCTTGATGGAGCCATTGGAGAGAAAGGGATTCTGTTCGCAGTACCCAATGGCAGCGTTGCGCGAGGGGACTGACACGAGGCCATTGTTGAACGGAACCTCGCCGAGCAGGGCCTTGCAAAGAGTAGACTTACCCGATGCCACAGGGCCAACAACGAGGGTCAGCTGAGATGCCGGAACAGATGCCGTGATGTTCTGGAGCACCATCTTGTCTGCCGTCCAG from Colletotrichum higginsianum IMI 349063 chromosome 4, whole genome shotgun sequence includes:
- a CDS encoding Methyltransferase type 12 produces the protein MTIEEQVPEDFNNAHKADFKSIYNQPDPRAYFAALTPLGYQIPQRALPVIDRVLALSSVTHDATTTTTTTDDNVEPGVIKVLDVCCSYGINAALLRLDLDLDGLAAHYASTPKLSAAEQTAADKRFFASRPRRPRVEVLGLDSAPGAVSYAVETGLLTAGFAEDLEVAEPSPALRAALRDVSVVVCTGGVGYVSATTFARAAACVRDAGRRLWVVSFVLRVFPFEGVAARLAEEHGLVTERIEGTVFRQRRFISGEERRAAVEDVRRRGLDEGGLEADGWFWAECWVTRPRGAEARMDDVLGSVGVLRV
- a CDS encoding Subtilase; this translates as MRISATVSAFALALHLGGVAALGPRQEASNNEESTVFVAKSFIIEYAPGSSARVRRQNVASTDGIKVVKEFTSNVFSGASIETDTFTIDTLQELPDVINVWVNEEVKLAPTEGRAAAPDDAATYSTHNATGVAKLHAQGIFGKGVKVGVVDTGIWYNHVALGGGFGPGFKVAAGYDFVGDGFYPSSGPKAPDEDPLDTRGHGTHVAGIVAGKTDSWVGVAPEATLHAYKVFSNAASTDTATLIESFLAAYNDGVDIITASIGGANGWSNNAWAEVASRLVDEGVVVTISAGNSGANGPFYGSSGSSGKNVVAVASVETEVFPAIPFEATYGGSETVRVGYLPAGGYFPPTIVDWPIVALNTDTSDPADGCTPYPAGSPDLTGKIPIVRRGTCTFQVKQENLAALGAKYILIYNNGSPMTTPSTGNTDSQIALITAESGAAFIAAIKANTTVTADFSVNPEIPIALDYPAGNRPNTFTSWGLLYDNQLKPDIGAPGGNIFSTYLNGEYAIQSGTSMACPYVAGVAALYISQHGGRSVQGKGFARALSRRIISSGYALPWSDGTATDYGYTAPPAQVGNGQIDAWKVLHYDTQLEFEKIQLNDTRYFSRYHDITVSNKGKSDVTYKFSVQPNAGVDALAWIPASGGFPGTNRVKTFTQLRPKTYTPEISFPRDFTLKAGESKTVSVNFNNPDNLGWNTTGLPLYGGKVIIQGSNGEQVSVPYAGVGADLRNTLGGVHEAGWPQSFSTVDDTPISEKATYSFDLSIEAQDFPKIYQKLLWGTRQTRWDIFDASWTERQWVYPPVEGKNGYVGSVASWVGSGNVQTFDPAQYDPDQTFTYPITDVSRDTAATYNEHWWFGKLGNGSQIAPGEYQFRFAALRPFGNPTHADNWDVYRTPKITITGQY
- a CDS encoding ABC transporter; amino-acid sequence: MSSRCLNDDSLGPGVQGCRGDFDFTLRFERIFLAIIPAAVFAALSLPRIAFLSRKPRIVGAPTVQTIKLPVDIDVQVVKAIVTVYATLQFALLILQTTSNGSRIDGFAVGASALNLLAALFMIGLSYAEHSRALRPSMLLTGYVFFQILFDAAQTRTSWLMARTFSTQLFARLFTASLAVKIVILLVEAQRKAKWIRWTAEEHSPEETSGLFSLGVYYWLNRLFLHGYRNVLTIKDLYALDRGMISETMQVALAQELDKGIYLGKKHGLARALAKALAVPLLLPVAPRIALIGFNYSQPFFIQALLHYLQDTDAPKNVGYGLIGASVMIYTGIAISTALYYYFQQRALYMSRGCLSAIIYKKTTEASLVGAGDAAAVTLMSTDTERIIRGFYSLHEFWANIIEIALGCWLLESQLGVAFVAPIVVILVCTGITAAAAKLTGERQSRWMAQIQKRVGLTANVISNMKYLRISGITGPVADFVQKMRVEEMRIGNQFRWLIIVTAIAALAPNIVSPAVTFVFAQSRLDTTTIFTAFSFLVLLNNPLGLLFQSVPNMIAGFTCLGRIQKFLEVESRVDYRQSAHPSGWNDGQSEGSAYKDSMEGIPLQLLDKSTLQSSESSPPIPAITIVDGSFGWTADKMVLQNITASVPASQLTLVVGPVASGKSTLCKALLGEVPFNNGLVSVPSRNAAIGYCEQNPFLSNGSIKDNIVGYSTFNQARYDEIIEGCMLSTDLLLLPYGDDTKIGSNGIMLSGGQKQRVSLARALYLTSDLLIFDDILSGLDNDTAAEVFRRVFGLDGIIRRRKATAVLCTHAIKYLPLADHIIALGTGGTLVEEGTFSDLMRDKKYVASLGVTAADSDTDSDAGSQSNSKPRPSSGLGSRPKRAPAVADEMMEKSRQTGDLKVYKHYFRSLNVTSTVIFVLFSASYAIWHNFPTIWMKYWAEDTLGKSSQYYVGLFGFFKALQLISLFIAGVALIIYMTTSSGTQLHQQALQTVINAPLTFFTTTDAGVITNLFSQDMTLIDNELPLSLLNTVIDGFDSIAMGAVIAVASPYMAISYPFLIAFCWIIQKFYLRTSRQLRLLDLESKSPLYTHFLDTIKGVATMRAFGWTSKDIAFNQELLDTSQRPAYLLAMIQQWLVVTMQLMVASIAVILVALAITLRANSGFTGASLVTLMSWGESIAMLIRFYTQLETSIGAVARIKTFSEKVTPENLEGEDIEPSEEWPEYGHIDIKGVSASYGNEQQVSSDGERTPPSLALKDLTFSIQPGQKVALCGRTGSGKSSLILLLLRLLDPISICSQNMELDGVPFHRIDRSTLRRRIIAVPQDAVFLPDGSTIKSNLDPFESASDADCLSVLRTVQLTGFVEERGGLHEGMSADSLSAGQKQLFSLGRAILRRRAKDAMYKRRGGGVLLLDEVSSSVDHATDRLMQEIIKEEFGRYTIVMVSHRLDMVMDFFDSVIVMDQGRVVETGSPGELVEREGSRFGELWAIENQGRSRET